From Pseudomonas sp. stari2:
CCAGACTGATCCGCACGATGGATTTGACGCTCTTGAAGCCGTATTTCCATGGCACCACCAAACGCAACGGCGCGCCGTTCTGATTTGGCAACTCGCGGCCATACATACCCACCGCCAGAATCGCCAAGGGATTCATCGCCTCATCCAGACGCAAGCCTTCTACGTAAGGCCAGTCGATCAGGGCAAATCCCGAACGCTGTCCGGGCATGCTTTTCGGATCCTGCAGGGTTTCGAAGCGTATGTATTTGGCATTGGAAGTAGGCTCTACCTGCTTCAACAACGCCGAGATAGGGAAACCGATCCAGGGGATCACCATCGACCATGCCTCGACACAGCGAAGACGATAGATGCGCTCCTCCAGCTGGTAAGGTTTCATGAAGTCTTCCAGAGCATAACGCCCTGGCTTACCTACCTCCCCGTCCACGACAACACTCCACGGCTCGGTTTTCAACGAACCGGCATTGGCCGCCGGATCACCCTTGTCGGTGCCGAACTCATAGAAGTTGTTGTAATGGGTCGCGTCTTTGAAAGGCGTAATCGCCTCATCCTTGACGTTCACCGCACCCCATTTGACAGAGGGCAGTTTCTCGGCAAACCAGGTGGGCGCTTTTCCGGCTTCGACATCGGCATAGCGGGCAGCCTCTTCGGCACTGGCCCAGCCCGGCAAGCTGCTCACGGCCAAGCCAACCGCAGTCGCTCCGAGCAATTGCCGGCGAGAGAGATAAATGGATTCAGGCGTGACGTCCGACTCATGGCAGTCGGACGCCTTGGGGATTTTGATCAGCATGACAACTCCGCAGTTTTGGAGGACAGATGCACCCATAGACTGCGGAGTATGAGGGAAATTACATCACTCGACGTTTTTGTGGCGACGAAGATGCAACAGGTACTGCACAGGACCCGAGGCTGCATAGGCCAGGAACACCAGCAGCAGAATACGCGGAGGGTCACTGAACACCACGGCGAACACCAGCACCACCGCCAGGATCGCCACGAATGGTACGCGCCCTTTCAAGTCCAGCTCCTTGAAGCTGTTGTACTTGATGTTGCTGACCATCAGCATGCCGGCAGCCGCCACCATCAATGCAACCAGGAACGACATCTTCGAACCCTGGATCCCGTAATCGCTGAACGCCCAGACAATCCCCGCGACCACACCGGCAGCTGCCGGACTGGCCAGGCCGATAAAGTAACGCTTGTCTGCGGTGCCCACCTGAGTATTGAAGCGCGCCAGACGCAACGCCGCGCCGGCCACATAGATGAAGGCGACCATCCAGCCGACCTTGCCCATGTCACCCAAGGCCCAGCCGAATGCCAGCAATGCCGGCGCGACGCCGAAGGCAACCATGTCCGAGAGTGAGTCGTACTCGGCACCGAATGCACTTTGGGTATTGGTCATGCGTGCCACACGGCCGTCGAGACCATCGAGCACCATGGCGACGAAGATCGCGATAGCCGCGAAAGCGAAGTACTTGCTCGCATTCACCGAGTCCCCGGCGCTCAACGCAGCCTGGGCACTCATCGAATTGATGATGGAATAGAACCCTGCAAACAGGTTCGCAGTGGTGAACAGATTCGGCAAAAGATAGATACCACGATGCCGGACTTTACGACCTTCTGCGTCATGCCCTTCTTCGACATGTTCATCGATGGGCAGCAGGCTTTCGGCGTCGGAAGCCTGGTTCGGCTCTTCGGGACGTTCGCTCATGGACAGTACCTTGCAACGGATTGGACATTTTCGACAGGCGTCTGGGACGACGGTTCGGCCACAAACGATGCAGCTTTATACCAGAACCGCCCGCCCATACGAAAAAACGCGGCCGAGGCCGCGTTTTTTCATACAAGGTTCTACGACTTAGTTTTTGGCTTTGTCGACGATCTTGTTGGCACCGATCCACGGCATCATGGAGCGCAGTTGCTCGCCGATGATTTCGATACCGTGAGCGGCGTTGTTACGACGCTTGGCGGTCATCGAAGGGTAGCCGGTTGCGCCTTCGCTGATAAACATTTTGGCGTATTCGCCGTCCTGAATACGTTTCAGGGCGTTGCGCATGGCCTGACGGGATTCGGCGTTGATCACTTCCGGACCAGTCACGTACTCGCCGTATTCAGCGTTGTTGGAGATCGAGTAGTTCATGTTGGCGATACCGCCTTCGTACATGAGGTCAACGATCAGTTTCAGTTCGTGCAGGCACTCGAAGTAGGCCATTTCCGGCGCGTAGCCAGCTTCAACCAGAGTTTCGAAACCGGCTTTTACCAGCTCAACGGTACCGCCGCACAGAACGGCTTGTTCGCCGAACAGGTCGGTTTCGGTCTCGTCCTTGAAGGTGGTTTCGATGATGCCGGTACGGCCGCCACCCACGCCAGCGGCGTAGGACAGCGCAACGTTCTTGGCGTTGCCCGAAGCGTCCTGGTAGATCGCGATCAGGTCAGGAATACCGCCGCCCTTCACGAACTCGGAACGTACGGTGTGGCCCGGGGCTTTCGGCGCGATCATGATCACGTCGAGGTCGGCACGCGGAACAACCTGGTTGTAGTGGATCGCGAAGCCGTGGGAGAAGGCCAGGGTGGCGCCCTTCTTGATGTTCGGCTCGATTTCGTTCTTGTACAGCTGAGACTGGAACTCGTCCGGGGTCAGGATCATGACCAGGTCGGCGCCGGCAACAGCGGCAGCCACGTCGGTCACTTTCAGGCCGTGGGCTTCTGCCTTGGCAACAGTGGCCGAACCTTTACGCAGACCGACGGTAACGTCGACACCGGAGTCTTTCAGGTTGCACGCTTGGGCGTGACCCTGGGAGCCGTAACCGATGATGGCAACTTTCTTGCCCTGGATGATCGACAGGTCGCAGTCTTTATCGTAGAAAACTTTCATGAATTTCCCCTTTATATCCAGGCCGTTCAGGCCATTCGCTAATTTGGTTTAGATGCTGAGTACTTTGTCGCCGCGGGCAATACCGGTAACGCCGCTGCGGACGGTTTCCAGAATCGATGCGGTGCCGATGGACTGAATGAAGCTGTCGAGCTTGTCGCTGGTTCCGGTCAATTGAACGGTATACACGCTGGCGCTGACGTCGACGATCTGTCCACGGTAGATATCGGTGGTGCGTTTGATCTCGGCGCGCTGGGCGCCAGTGGCCTTGACCTTGACCAGCATCAGCTCGCGCTCGATGTGAGCACTTTCCGACAGGTCCACCAGCTTGACCACTTCGATCAGCTTGTTCAGGTTTTTGGTGATCTGCTCGATGATTTCATCGTGGCCGACAGTGGTCAGCGTCAGACGCGACAGGGTCGGGTCTTCGGTTGGCGCCACGGTCAGGCTTTCGATGTTGTAGTTGCGCTGCGAGAACAGGCCGACTACGCGAGACAAAGCACCGGGTTCGTTTTCCAGAAGCAAGGAAATAATGTGCCGCATGATTAGGTACGCTCCGTCTTGCTCAGCCACATATCGCGCATGGAGCCGTCTTTGATCTGCATCGGATAGACGTGCTCGCTGGTGTCGACCGAAATGTCGATCACCACCAGGCGATCTTTCATGGCGAACGCCTCTTCCATCTTCGACTTCAAATCTTTCGATTCGGTGATGCGCACGCCGACGTGGCCATAGGCTTCAGCCAGCTTGACGAAGTCAGGCAAGGATTCCATGTAGGAGTGCGAGTGACGGCTGCCGTAACTCATGTCCTGCCACTGACGAACCATGCCCAGAACACCGTTGTTCAGGATGACGATCTTGACCGGCAAACCGTATTGCAGGCAGGTCGACAGTTCCTGGATGTTCATCTGGATACTGCCTTCACCGGTGACGCACGCAACATCGGTGTCCGGGAAGCTCAGAGCGATACCCATCGCCGCCGGCAGACCGAAGCCCATCGTGCCCAGGCCACCGGAGTTGATCCAGCGGTTCGGCTTGTTGAACTTGTAGTACTGCGCAGCAAACATCTGGTGCTGGCCCACGTCGGAGGTCACAAAGGCGTCACCCTTGGTCACTTCGCACAGGGTTTCAATCACGGTCTGTGGCTTGATCTTGCTGCCGTCGCCCTTGTCGTAAGGGAACAGGCCACGATCACCACGCCACTCGTCAACCTGCTTCCACCAGCTGGCAACCGCTTCCTTGTTCGGGGTTTCGCCGATTTCCTTGAGGATCGCGACCATTTCGGTCAGGACGCTCTCCACCGGACCAACGATCGGCACGTCAGCCTTGATGGTCTTGGAAATCGAAGCCGGGTCGATGTCGATGTGAATGATCTTGGCGTTCGGACAGAACTTCGGAGCACCGTTGATCACGCGATCATCGAAACGCGCACCCACTGCCAGGATCACGTCGGCATGGTGCATCGCAAGGTTCGCGGTGTAACTGCCGTGCATGCCGAGCATGCCGATGAACTGACGATCAGTGCCAGGGTAGCCACCCAGGCCCATCAAGGTATTAGTGACCGGCAGGTTGAGCATTTGCGCCAGTTCGGTCAGCGGCGCGGAGCCGTTGCCGAGGATCACGCCACCGCCGGAGTAAAGCACGGGACGCTTGGCCGCCAGGAGCATTTCTGCCGCCTTGCGGATTTGCCCGGAGTGACCGCGAACGGCCGGGCTGTAGGAACGCAGCTTGGCTTTCTTCGGGAAGATGTATTCGAACTTCTCGGCCGGGTTGGTCATGTCTTTCGGGATATCGACCACGACCGGGCCCGGACGACCGGATTGCGCCAGGTAGAAGGCTTTCTTCATGACTTCCGGGATTTCCGAAGCGTGCTTGATCATGAAGCTGTGCTTCACGATCGGCCGGGAGATACCGATCATGTCGGTTTCCTGGAACGCATCGGTGCCGACCATGGTGCTTGGCACCTGACCGGAAATGATCACCATTGGAATCGAGTCCATGTAGGCCGTGGCAATACCGGTGATGGCGTTTGTGGCGCCAGGACCGGAAGTCACCAATACCACGCCGGCTTTACCGGTGGCACGGGCGTAGCCGTCAGCCATATGGGTAGCCGCTTGTTCGTGACGAACCAGGATGTGGGTCACTTCCGGTTCTTTGAACAGGGCATCGTAAACATGAAGAAGAGCACCACCTGGGTACCCGTAGATATATTTGACGCCTTCGTCACGCAAAAAGCGGACGAGCATCTCACCGCCAGATAAAAGCTCCACGTTGTTCACCTCTAAAACGCCAGAATACCGTCCACAAAAAGGCGAACGGGTCTTAATAGGTTTACTTCTCGGCAGAGCATGAGCGACGGTGGTCGCCGACTACGTCAGCACTGACTGAGCAAGTATTGGGATCGTCCCAAGTGTTGCGGGCCTTTCCCACCCAGCGCGAGGTAACGCGTTGCGGGTGTAACAGGTCGACGCGGATATGCGCCTCATGATCTGCCGAGAGGGTCTGCTTCTGGCAGTCCCTGTACAGCGGACTTTGGATTCTTCTGTTTCGCCCTCTCCAAGTCAAGCCGTCAATGTGCTTAATTGTGGGTAAGCACATGAGAACGCAAGAAAAAACCTGAAAAGCGCTACTCTGTTAGCGTCAATTGCGCAATTTTGCCAAGGAATCAGCATGCGAACGCTCCTCGTCATACTGCTGATCGGCCTCAGCCCCTGGTGCATGGCCGGTCAGATCTACAAATGGGTCGATGCCCAAGGTGTCACGCACTTCGATGCGCAGCCGCCGCAGGGACAATCGGCGACCACCCTGCAAACGCCGCCCTCGCCCGCTCCGCGCCCCGCCGCAATACCCGGCAGCGGCCCACTGGGCGATCAGAAAGCCATTGACGACAAGGTCAGGAAACAGGTCGCTGAGCAACAGGCTCAGCTAAAGACCTTCTGCGAACAGGCGCGTACGAATCTGGCGCAACTGCAGAACAATCCGCGCCTGAGGGAAGAAACCGAGGGAGAGTTGCGTCGCCTGAGCGATACACAACGTCAAGAGCGTATCGCAGAGACGCAGAAACAGATTGCCGAGAACTGCCAGTGATCACTGGCAGCCGGCCGTTCAGCGCGAAGCAGTGATCAGCTGGTCGAACTCTTTGAGCAACACCTGCAACTGCCGGTCCTTGCCTTGCAGATTGCGTTGGGCGAAGACCATTTCGGCCATTTCCTGAATGCCCGAGGCATTGGGCAATGGCAGGTTCTGTTCGAGGATCATCTTCATCCGCGGCAGGAAGATCCATTGCAGCCACTGCTCGAAATCGAGGGTGTCGACCGAAAACGGCTCGACACTGCTCAAGGCTTCGGTCGAAGGCTGGACTTCATCCCACCAGCCCTGGGCACGCAGTTCTCGCTCGATCAACAACAGTTGATCGGCGACTTTCGAGAAGCGCGCGTCCATCACAGCGAAACCTTGGCCTTCTGACGCGCCAGTGCGGCGCCGGCGGAATCACCTTGTTTCTCACGCGCCTGAGCGATCAGCTCCCACAGGCTGGCCTGCAAGTCCGGACGACCATTGGCCATGGTCAGCGCGCGGCGGGCGGTTTGCTCGGCTTGCGGGGCATCGCCCTGAGCCATGCGCACTTGTGCCAGGCGGTAAAGCACTTGCGGCTCACGCGGAGCAACGCGTTGAGCGCGCTCAAGGCTGGAGGATGCGCCGTTGAGGTCGCCGCCGGCCTGCTGTTGCTGCGCCGTGCTCAGCAAGGCGAGCACCGGCCCGTCCAACTGCTCGTCGGCGGACAGACCGCCGCCGCTGCTGCTGGCCGAAGGAATGCCGCTCGGTGTCGAAGGCATGCTGTAGCTGCCGGAGCTGATCGGTGCCGATTCGACCGGCGAAGGGTTGTATGGCCCCGCAGTGATACCACCGGACGCCGGGCCCGGCACAATCGGCGAAGTGCTGATCGGCGTCGACGTTGCAGCGCCGCCCGGCACCATCACTACCACACCGGTATCGCCTTGCGGGATAGCCTGAGTCTGACCCTGCACAGGACGTTTCACTGTCGTCTGCCGGAAGCCGCCATTGGCCGAAATGCGTTCGCTGTTGGACACAGCCGTGCCCGAATCGACAACCGGAATCGAACCACGCTGTACGGTGGAGCAGCCGCTGAGCAAAGCCACGGCGGTCACCGCTGGAATCAACCACTTGTTCACTTGAAACCCTCTTCGCTTAATTCATCCAGCCCTTGACCCAATCCATCACCGACTCGCTCGAGGCCGGGCTTTCGCCTGCGCAGGAGGCGCCGGGTGGCGGTTCGCTGCCGCGAATATACGGCATCTGCACGGCGCCCGGACAGTTGGCATCGGAGCCCTGGCCAGTGCGCGAATCAACCCACGCCTGCACCACGTTGTCCGGCTGCGGCATGTCGAGTGGAAGCGGATCGGCCTTGCGCATGAAACTGGTCCAGACCTGCAACGCACCGGTTGCACCGGTGAACGGCGTCTTGCCGTTATCGTCGCGGCCGAGCCAGACCACCGCCAGCAGATCCTGGCTGAAACCGGCGAACCAGCTATCCCGCGAATCGTTACTGGTACCGGTCTTGCCGGCCAGTGTCAGGGTCTTGGGCAATACGTTGTAGACGGAGCTACCGGTACCTTCACGCATGACGCGCTGCATGGCGTTCTGGATCAGGTAGATCGACGCTGGGTCGAAACGCTGCTCGATCTGGAACGGATACCGCTTGAGCGGCTCGCCCTCGGCGGTCAGCACACTGCGGATCCCGCGCATCGGCGTATTGAAGCCACCGTTGGCGAGGGTCTGGTACATCGTCGCCACTTCGATCGGCGTCATGCCACCGGCACCCAGCAACATCGACGGGAACGCCGGGAACTCACGGGTCACACCCAGGCGCCCGATGGTCTTGAGGACATTCGGAACACCCACCGCCAGGCCGAGACGCGAGGTCGACAGGTTGTAGGAGTGCGCCAGCCCTTGATAGAGGAACACCGTACCGTGGGAGCGGCGGTCGTAGTTCTGCGGTTTCCAGACCTGCCCGTCCGCGCCCTTGATGGAAAGCGGATCATCCGACAGCCAACTGGTCAGCGTGTACTGGCTCGGTTTTTCCAGTGCGGTCAGATAAACCGCAGGCTTGACCAGAGAGCCGATTGGTCGCACGGCATCCAGTGCCCGGTTGAACCCGGCGTAACTGGCCTGACGGCTGCCGATCATCGCCTGGACTTCACCGGTTTCCGGATTGGTCACGACCATTGCCGCTTCCACATCGTCGGCGCCCTTACGACCCGACAGACGCTTGAAGGTGTCATTCACCGAGGCTTCGGCTTTCATCTGCAGGATCGGGTCGAAACTGGTGAAGATCCGCAGGCCTTCTTCAGTCAAGTCTTCGTCGCGATAGTCTTCACGCAACTGGCGTTTGACCAGATCGATGAAGCCCGGGAACGAACTGTCGGCCAGTTTGCCGCGCGAGGTCACGCCCAGTGGCATTTTCTTCGCGGCCTCGACCTGTTCGGCGGTGGCGACACCCTGTTGCTCAAGCACGTCGAGCACCAGGTTACGTCGTTCCAGCGCCCGCTCCGGATTGCGGCGCGGGTTGTAATAGGAAGGGCCTTTGACCATGCCGACCAGCAACGCGACCTGATGCAGCTTCAGCTCGGACAATGGCTGGCCAAAGAAGAACTGGCTGGCCAGACCGAAACCGTGCACTGCACGCTGGCCATCCTGTCCGACGAAGACTTCGTTGAGATAAGCCTCAAGAATTTCCTTCTTGTCGTAATGCAGCTCAAGCAACAGCGCCATCATCGCTTCGGTAAGCTTGCGGGTCAGGCTGCGTTCGTTGGTGAGGTAGAAGTTCTTGACCAGTTGCTGGGTCAGCGTACTGCCGCCCTGGGTCATCTTGCCGCCGGATGTGTTGACCCAGATCGCCCGGGCAATCGACTTCGGCGAGACACCCCAGTGACTGTAGTAATCCCGGTCTTCCACGGCGACCAGGGTTTCCAGCAGGTACGGCGGCACCTGATCGAGCTTGATCAGAATCCGGTCTTCAAGGTTTTTCGGGTAGATCCCGCCGATCAGCAGCGGCTCCAGACGCACCACCGACAGCTTAGAACCGTTCGTCGCCGAGAGCTCGGCCACGTAGTCACCGGAGAAGCGCACGCGAACCGGCTGCGGTTTTTCCAGGCCTTCATAGAACTGGAAACCACGGGTATTCAGATCGACGGTGTTGCCGTTGACCGCGGCGGCGCCTGGGCCATTGCTCACGGCTTCGCGGCGATAGCCCAGGGCATCGAGTTCGGTGAGGAAGTCGTCCTTGCTCAGTTTCTGTCCGACGAACAGCTCGAGCGGCCGCGCGTATACCTTGGCCGGGATGGTCCAGCGCTTGCCGGAGAATTTCTCCTGCACCACGGCATCGAGGTAAACGGCGAAGCCGGCCAGCACCACAAGGCCGACCAGACTGAGTTTCAGGGCCCAGCCCAACCATGGGCGCAGGCCCCGGGAAGCTGGTTTTTTAGAAGTGCGGGGGGATCGAGTACGAGTCATGGCGGCGGATTATACGCACTTTATTCATACTCAACAGGAGCGCTCCGAGGTTTGCGTCGGGCTGGCGAGCGGCCATAATGGCGGCCTCGAATTTCCCCAGACTCTGAAGGATCGCCTGTGAGCCAGTCCCTGATCGCCGCCCTGCAAAATCCTGCCCTGTTTGCGCACCCTGTCGAAGGGTTTCAGGTCATAGAAACCCATATCTCGTGGGTCCTGCTCACTGGTCCTTACGCTTATAAAGTGAAGAAGCCGGTGAACTTCGGCTTTCTTGACTTCACCAGCCTCGAATCCCGCGAGCATTTTTGCGGCGAAGAACTGCGCCTCAACCAGCGTCTGACCGACGATTTGTATCTGGAAGTGATTCCAGTCACCGGCACTGCCGAAGCCCCGCAACTGGGCGGCGAAGGCCCGGCCATTGAATATGTGCTGAAAATGCGCCAGTTCCCGCAGACCGGCCTGCTGAGCACCCTGCAAGCCAATGGCGAACTGACCACCACGCACATCGACGAAATGGCCGAGCAGATCGCTCGCTTCCATCTCAGCGCGCCAAAAGTCCCGGCCGAACACGATGCCGGCACCCCTGAAAGCGTGATGGCGCCGGTACGCCAGAACTTCGAACAAATCCTGCCGTTCCTCAGCGACAAGGCCGATCTGCTGCAACTGGATGCCTTGCAAGCCTGGGCCGAAAGCAGCTTCGAACGCCTCAAACCGCTGTTCGCCCAGCGCAAGACCGAAGGTTTCACCCGCGAATGCCACGGTGACATTCACCTGGGTAACGCTACGCTGATCGATGGCAAAGTGGTGATCTTCGACTGCATCGAATTCAACGAGCCGTTTCGCTTCACCGACGTCTGGGCCGACACCGGTTTCCTGGCGATGGACCTGGAAGACCGCGGTCTGAAATCCCTGGCCCGTCGCTTCATCAGCCAATACCTGGAGCTGACCGGCGACTATCAGGGCCTGGAAGTGTTGAACTTCTACAAGGCCTACCGCGCGCTGGTCCGTGCGAAAGTTGCGCTGTTCAGCATGCCTGCCGACGCAACGCCGGTGCAGCGCGCCACCACCCTGCGCCAGTACCGCAACTACGCCAACCTGGCGGAAAGCTACAGCACTATTCCTTCGCGTTTCATGGCGATCACCCACGGTGTATCCGCTGTAGGCAAAAGCCACGTTGCCATGCGCCTGGTGGAGGCGCTGGGCGCGATTCGCCTGCGTTCAGATGTCGAGCGCAAACGTCTGTTCGGTGAGCAAACCGTCGCCAATGATGTTCAGGCCGGGATTTACAGCGCCGACGCCAGCACTGCGACCTATGCTCGCCTGCATGAAATCGCCGAAGTGATCCTGCACGCCGGCTTCCCGGTGGTGATCGATGCCACTTACCTCAAGCGCGAACAACGTGACAGCGCAGCCAAGGTAGCCGAGGCCACCGGCACGCCGTTCCTGATCCTCGACTGCAACGCACCACAAGCGGTGATCGAGAGCTGGCTGGCCCTGCGTCAGGCAGACAAGAAGGATCCTTCCGACGCAACACTGGCCGTGATCGAAGCACAGCAAGCCAATCGTGAAGCGTTGACTCCGGACGAAATCCTGCGCAGCAAGCGCGTGCAGACCAATGAGTCCGGCACCCTGGACACTGTCGTGGCGCAAATCCGCCAGCGCCTGCCAGGTCTGTAAGAAACTATTTCGGCCGTGAAGCCCACGCTCGCTTCACGGCCGTCAAATAGTGGCACTATACTGGCGTCATAAAACCAACAGGTGATCTGACATGAGCCAGCCGAAACTTCTCGACACCCCGCTTTATGCCTTGCTGCACAAAGACGACATAGCCGGTTTCAACAAAGAACGTCCGAAAGACGGCCCGATTGACATGGTGGGCGGTGATTTTCGTGGCCTCGACTTGCGCGAATTGAACGCCGACGGCGTGGATTTCCGGGACGCCTACTTCCGTTCCGCTGATCTGCGCGGTATCGACTTTCGTAATGCATCGCTGGAAGGCGCCAGCCTGGCCCACGCACAGATTTCCGGTGCTTACTTCCCGCCGGAGCTGAGTGCAGACGAAATCCTGATGTCGATGAACTTCGGTACCCGCCTGCGCTATCGCACCCGCTGAGCCACCAAAGGGCCAACCCGTCCAGCGCCCCCGCTTTGCGCTGGACTGGGTGTCATTCGTGCCTCCCCCCTCTCCAACCTGATTCGTCAGTGAAAACCTGACCTTTCTTAGAAGCGTTTGCGTCGAATCCGACCAAACAACCACGCTTTTCCTACTGATG
This genomic window contains:
- the msrP gene encoding protein-methionine-sulfoxide reductase catalytic subunit MsrP; translation: MLIKIPKASDCHESDVTPESIYLSRRQLLGATAVGLAVSSLPGWASAEEAARYADVEAGKAPTWFAEKLPSVKWGAVNVKDEAITPFKDATHYNNFYEFGTDKGDPAANAGSLKTEPWSVVVDGEVGKPGRYALEDFMKPYQLEERIYRLRCVEAWSMVIPWIGFPISALLKQVEPTSNAKYIRFETLQDPKSMPGQRSGFALIDWPYVEGLRLDEAMNPLAILAVGMYGRELPNQNGAPLRLVVPWKYGFKSVKSIVRISLVSEQPKTTWQSIAADEYGFYANVNPTVDHPRWTQARERRLPNSLFKPNVRDTQMFNGYADEVASLYTGLDLRKNY
- the pssA gene encoding CDP-diacylglycerol--serine O-phosphatidyltransferase, whose translation is MSERPEEPNQASDAESLLPIDEHVEEGHDAEGRKVRHRGIYLLPNLFTTANLFAGFYSIINSMSAQAALSAGDSVNASKYFAFAAIAIFVAMVLDGLDGRVARMTNTQSAFGAEYDSLSDMVAFGVAPALLAFGWALGDMGKVGWMVAFIYVAGAALRLARFNTQVGTADKRYFIGLASPAAAGVVAGIVWAFSDYGIQGSKMSFLVALMVAAAGMLMVSNIKYNSFKELDLKGRVPFVAILAVVLVFAVVFSDPPRILLLVFLAYAASGPVQYLLHLRRHKNVE
- the ilvC gene encoding ketol-acid reductoisomerase, producing MKVFYDKDCDLSIIQGKKVAIIGYGSQGHAQACNLKDSGVDVTVGLRKGSATVAKAEAHGLKVTDVAAAVAGADLVMILTPDEFQSQLYKNEIEPNIKKGATLAFSHGFAIHYNQVVPRADLDVIMIAPKAPGHTVRSEFVKGGGIPDLIAIYQDASGNAKNVALSYAAGVGGGRTGIIETTFKDETETDLFGEQAVLCGGTVELVKAGFETLVEAGYAPEMAYFECLHELKLIVDLMYEGGIANMNYSISNNAEYGEYVTGPEVINAESRQAMRNALKRIQDGEYAKMFISEGATGYPSMTAKRRNNAAHGIEIIGEQLRSMMPWIGANKIVDKAKN
- the ilvN gene encoding acetolactate synthase small subunit, with the translated sequence MRHIISLLLENEPGALSRVVGLFSQRNYNIESLTVAPTEDPTLSRLTLTTVGHDEIIEQITKNLNKLIEVVKLVDLSESAHIERELMLVKVKATGAQRAEIKRTTDIYRGQIVDVSASVYTVQLTGTSDKLDSFIQSIGTASILETVRSGVTGIARGDKVLSI
- a CDS encoding acetolactate synthase 3 large subunit, whose translation is MELLSGGEMLVRFLRDEGVKYIYGYPGGALLHVYDALFKEPEVTHILVRHEQAATHMADGYARATGKAGVVLVTSGPGATNAITGIATAYMDSIPMVIISGQVPSTMVGTDAFQETDMIGISRPIVKHSFMIKHASEIPEVMKKAFYLAQSGRPGPVVVDIPKDMTNPAEKFEYIFPKKAKLRSYSPAVRGHSGQIRKAAEMLLAAKRPVLYSGGGVILGNGSAPLTELAQMLNLPVTNTLMGLGGYPGTDRQFIGMLGMHGSYTANLAMHHADVILAVGARFDDRVINGAPKFCPNAKIIHIDIDPASISKTIKADVPIVGPVESVLTEMVAILKEIGETPNKEAVASWWKQVDEWRGDRGLFPYDKGDGSKIKPQTVIETLCEVTKGDAFVTSDVGQHQMFAAQYYKFNKPNRWINSGGLGTMGFGLPAAMGIALSFPDTDVACVTGEGSIQMNIQELSTCLQYGLPVKIVILNNGVLGMVRQWQDMSYGSRHSHSYMESLPDFVKLAEAYGHVGVRITESKDLKSKMEEAFAMKDRLVVIDISVDTSEHVYPMQIKDGSMRDMWLSKTERT
- a CDS encoding DUF4124 domain-containing protein; protein product: MRTLLVILLIGLSPWCMAGQIYKWVDAQGVTHFDAQPPQGQSATTLQTPPSPAPRPAAIPGSGPLGDQKAIDDKVRKQVAEQQAQLKTFCEQARTNLAQLQNNPRLREETEGELRRLSDTQRQERIAETQKQIAENCQ
- a CDS encoding YqcC family protein translates to MDARFSKVADQLLLIERELRAQGWWDEVQPSTEALSSVEPFSVDTLDFEQWLQWIFLPRMKMILEQNLPLPNASGIQEMAEMVFAQRNLQGKDRQLQVLLKEFDQLITASR
- the mrcB gene encoding penicillin-binding protein 1B; its protein translation is MTRTRSPRTSKKPASRGLRPWLGWALKLSLVGLVVLAGFAVYLDAVVQEKFSGKRWTIPAKVYARPLELFVGQKLSKDDFLTELDALGYRREAVSNGPGAAAVNGNTVDLNTRGFQFYEGLEKPQPVRVRFSGDYVAELSATNGSKLSVVRLEPLLIGGIYPKNLEDRILIKLDQVPPYLLETLVAVEDRDYYSHWGVSPKSIARAIWVNTSGGKMTQGGSTLTQQLVKNFYLTNERSLTRKLTEAMMALLLELHYDKKEILEAYLNEVFVGQDGQRAVHGFGLASQFFFGQPLSELKLHQVALLVGMVKGPSYYNPRRNPERALERRNLVLDVLEQQGVATAEQVEAAKKMPLGVTSRGKLADSSFPGFIDLVKRQLREDYRDEDLTEEGLRIFTSFDPILQMKAEASVNDTFKRLSGRKGADDVEAAMVVTNPETGEVQAMIGSRQASYAGFNRALDAVRPIGSLVKPAVYLTALEKPSQYTLTSWLSDDPLSIKGADGQVWKPQNYDRRSHGTVFLYQGLAHSYNLSTSRLGLAVGVPNVLKTIGRLGVTREFPAFPSMLLGAGGMTPIEVATMYQTLANGGFNTPMRGIRSVLTAEGEPLKRYPFQIEQRFDPASIYLIQNAMQRVMREGTGSSVYNVLPKTLTLAGKTGTSNDSRDSWFAGFSQDLLAVVWLGRDDNGKTPFTGATGALQVWTSFMRKADPLPLDMPQPDNVVQAWVDSRTGQGSDANCPGAVQMPYIRGSEPPPGASCAGESPASSESVMDWVKGWMN
- a CDS encoding AAA family ATPase — encoded protein: MSQSLIAALQNPALFAHPVEGFQVIETHISWVLLTGPYAYKVKKPVNFGFLDFTSLESREHFCGEELRLNQRLTDDLYLEVIPVTGTAEAPQLGGEGPAIEYVLKMRQFPQTGLLSTLQANGELTTTHIDEMAEQIARFHLSAPKVPAEHDAGTPESVMAPVRQNFEQILPFLSDKADLLQLDALQAWAESSFERLKPLFAQRKTEGFTRECHGDIHLGNATLIDGKVVIFDCIEFNEPFRFTDVWADTGFLAMDLEDRGLKSLARRFISQYLELTGDYQGLEVLNFYKAYRALVRAKVALFSMPADATPVQRATTLRQYRNYANLAESYSTIPSRFMAITHGVSAVGKSHVAMRLVEALGAIRLRSDVERKRLFGEQTVANDVQAGIYSADASTATYARLHEIAEVILHAGFPVVIDATYLKREQRDSAAKVAEATGTPFLILDCNAPQAVIESWLALRQADKKDPSDATLAVIEAQQANREALTPDEILRSKRVQTNESGTLDTVVAQIRQRLPGL
- a CDS encoding pentapeptide repeat-containing protein; the protein is MSQPKLLDTPLYALLHKDDIAGFNKERPKDGPIDMVGGDFRGLDLRELNADGVDFRDAYFRSADLRGIDFRNASLEGASLAHAQISGAYFPPELSADEILMSMNFGTRLRYRTR